A stretch of the bacterium genome encodes the following:
- the iorA gene encoding indolepyruvate ferredoxin oxidoreductase subunit alpha → MKVLLSGNEAVARGAYEFGVRVAVGYPGTPSTEILENIVQYPEIYAQWSPNEKVALEMGIGASLAGARTLVTMKHVGLNVAADPLMTLAYTGVNGGLVIITADDPGMHSSQNEQDNRFFAKFAQIPLLEPADSHEAKEMVGFGMVISESFDTPVLLRLTTRISHSKSLTWVEEDFRADLHRKPFARDPQKYVMIPAYSRKRRALINKRTETIRDEISETTIWNSSQINDTSIGIITGGVAYQYAREVLPHASFLKLGMSYPLPEKRIRKFAAQVEKLYVVEELTPFIEDQVRLMGLAVEGGRSILPDTGELSPDIVARAFGKESSRDVFNPGVAIPPRPPAMCPGCPHRGLFYTLNRKKIRAMGDIGCYTLSVMPPLEAMDMCICMGASIGAAHGFNKAIEGSDTRPVVGVIGDSTFCHSGITGLLDIAYNQGTTTVIILDNRTTAMTGFQQHPGTGRTLKGRETRAVDLVALAKAMGISRVEVVDPYDLAQLGQVIDQETATAEPSLIISRRPCVLLERNAKRIQRQVDPRACTGCRMCLKLGCPAMSSGSEGKAQIDPLLCNGCPVCEQVCKAQAIKPACA, encoded by the coding sequence ATGAAAGTATTGCTGTCAGGAAATGAGGCTGTAGCCCGAGGGGCATATGAATTCGGAGTAAGGGTTGCTGTCGGGTATCCGGGCACACCGAGCACGGAGATCCTGGAAAATATCGTCCAGTATCCGGAAATTTACGCTCAGTGGTCGCCAAATGAAAAAGTGGCTCTGGAGATGGGCATCGGAGCGAGTCTGGCCGGGGCCAGAACCCTGGTGACCATGAAGCATGTAGGGTTGAATGTGGCTGCCGATCCCCTGATGACTTTGGCTTACACGGGAGTGAATGGCGGGCTGGTTATCATCACGGCTGATGATCCGGGGATGCACAGCTCGCAGAACGAGCAGGATAACCGCTTTTTCGCCAAATTTGCCCAGATTCCCCTTCTTGAGCCTGCGGACAGCCATGAGGCCAAGGAGATGGTCGGGTTTGGCATGGTGATCAGCGAGAGTTTTGACACCCCTGTCCTGCTGCGTCTCACTACCCGGATTTCCCATTCCAAATCCCTGACCTGGGTGGAGGAGGATTTCAGGGCAGACCTCCACCGCAAGCCTTTTGCCAGAGATCCGCAAAAATATGTGATGATACCGGCCTACAGCCGCAAGCGGCGGGCGTTAATCAATAAGCGGACCGAAACGATCAGGGACGAAATTTCAGAGACCACCATATGGAACAGCAGCCAGATCAATGACACTTCGATCGGCATCATTACCGGAGGTGTCGCCTACCAGTATGCCCGCGAAGTGCTGCCGCATGCCTCCTTTTTGAAGCTTGGCATGAGCTATCCCCTGCCGGAAAAGCGCATCAGGAAATTTGCCGCCCAGGTCGAGAAGCTGTATGTGGTTGAAGAGCTGACCCCCTTTATCGAGGATCAGGTCCGGCTTATGGGCCTTGCTGTCGAAGGGGGGCGATCGATCCTTCCGGATACCGGAGAGTTGTCGCCGGATATCGTCGCCAGAGCCTTTGGCAAAGAGTCTTCGCGGGATGTATTTAACCCCGGGGTGGCCATTCCTCCCCGGCCCCCGGCCATGTGTCCGGGCTGTCCTCACCGGGGCCTGTTCTATACCCTGAACCGGAAAAAGATCAGAGCCATGGGTGATATCGGCTGCTATACCCTGTCCGTGATGCCGCCTCTTGAGGCCATGGACATGTGCATCTGCATGGGTGCCAGTATCGGGGCTGCGCACGGGTTTAACAAAGCCATCGAGGGATCGGACACCCGGCCGGTAGTCGGCGTGATCGGCGATTCAACCTTTTGCCACTCCGGAATAACCGGCCTTTTGGATATCGCTTATAATCAGGGGACCACGACGGTCATCATTCTCGATAACCGGACCACGGCCATGACCGGGTTTCAGCAGCATCCCGGCACAGGCCGCACGCTCAAGGGTCGGGAAACACGGGCGGTGGACCTGGTCGCCCTGGCAAAAGCCATGGGTATCAGCCGGGTGGAAGTGGTTGACCCATATGACCTTGCTCAATTAGGGCAGGTAATAGATCAGGAAACAGCAACCGCCGAGCCCTCCCTGATCATCTCCCGCAGGCCCTGTGTGCTGCTGGAAAGAAATGCCAAACGCATTCAGCGCCAGGTGGATCCTCGAGCTTGTACCGGATGCAGGATGTGCCTGAAATTAGGATGCCCGGCCATGAGTTCGGGCAGTGAAGGAAAAGCGCAGATCGACCCGCTCCTGTGCAATGGCTGTCCGGTCTGCGAGCAGGTCTGCAAGGCTCAGGCCATCAAACCGGCTTGCGCGTAA
- a CDS encoding type II toxin-antitoxin system VapC family toxin — MARKLKIYFDTSVPNAYIDSRNPIRQEITKNLWEKLQQYEIFISDLVVEEIEATGDEVKKKHLLDLVKGFERLTSRGEEIEALTEEYIKGRIIPAKYIEDAVHIAVATVYSLDVLVSWNFEHMVKLKTKREVNAVNALLGYKQLEIVEPAML; from the coding sequence ATGGCAAGGAAACTCAAAATCTATTTTGACACATCTGTGCCCAATGCATATATAGATAGTAGAAATCCCATTCGACAGGAAATAACAAAGAATTTGTGGGAAAAGCTTCAACAATATGAGATCTTTATTTCAGATCTTGTTGTTGAGGAGATTGAAGCTACCGGTGATGAAGTTAAAAAGAAACATCTCCTTGATTTGGTTAAGGGATTTGAGAGACTCACCAGCAGAGGAGAGGAAATAGAAGCATTGACTGAAGAATACATAAAGGGAAGGATAATTCCGGCAAAATATATCGAAGATGCAGTCCATATAGCAGTGGCTACAGTTTATTCCCTTGATGTGCTTGTTAGCTGGAATTTTGAGCATATGGTCAAGCTAAAGACCAAAAGGGAAGTTAACGCTGTGAATGCGCTATTGGGCTACAAACAATTAGAGATTGTTGAGCCAGCTATGCTTTGA
- a CDS encoding alginate export family protein, with protein sequence MKKALIGLLSIVLITGLVSVCCAEEAANKVTYGGDIRIRGQVTKNIYDLNNTKAGTAGKRVNAYDNEQFYRHRTRLWIKGELEEGMTGYVRLAVEPRWGRPDYTYNDATVDAAKKPKPEWTNHLIIDNSYIEAKKFLGSPLNLKIGRQDLTYGEGFLVYEGTPVDGSRTIYFDAVKLSLDLSVIGVDLFTAKPDEGQYNINDDEDLYGLYTTLKMVPGQAFDVYVLQRERRAYKLDQDFDATTPDIDVDSSTTAVGVRASGKIIENLTYAAEVTKEFGSVDWKGFDPTGAREEGDMDRDAIGGLATLTYAIPVPTQPTIKLGAYYTSGDNENTDDYEAWDGFYSEFPKYGYGDMLASLTKLDYDEGTWTNHRIYEADLKLTPISKMTANLGFLYLAANNVPDGVSKKRGICPQARLEYQFTPAVTAHVLGQYFQTGNYYEDSGNHNVGPGNKVSTDDAFFGRFEMSIKF encoded by the coding sequence ATGAAAAAAGCGTTGATTGGTTTATTAAGTATTGTCCTGATTACCGGTTTGGTGAGTGTATGCTGTGCCGAGGAAGCGGCGAACAAGGTTACTTACGGCGGAGATATCCGGATTCGCGGGCAGGTTACGAAAAATATTTATGACTTGAATAATACTAAGGCAGGTACTGCTGGGAAAAGAGTTAATGCCTACGATAACGAGCAATTCTACCGTCATCGGACCCGTCTGTGGATAAAAGGAGAGCTTGAGGAAGGCATGACCGGCTATGTCCGGTTAGCGGTTGAGCCCCGCTGGGGTCGCCCGGATTATACTTATAATGATGCTACTGTAGATGCTGCGAAAAAACCCAAACCTGAATGGACCAATCACCTCATCATCGATAATTCCTATATCGAAGCCAAGAAATTTTTGGGGTCGCCGCTAAACCTTAAGATCGGTCGCCAGGATCTGACCTATGGAGAGGGGTTCCTGGTCTATGAGGGGACACCTGTTGATGGCTCCCGGACCATTTATTTCGATGCTGTCAAGCTTTCCCTCGATCTGAGCGTTATCGGTGTGGATTTATTCACTGCCAAGCCTGATGAGGGGCAATACAACATCAATGATGATGAGGATCTCTACGGTCTGTATACCACTCTTAAGATGGTGCCTGGTCAGGCATTTGATGTTTATGTCCTTCAGCGGGAGAGAAGAGCCTATAAGTTAGACCAAGATTTCGATGCTACTACTCCTGACATCGATGTCGATTCTTCCACTACTGCCGTCGGTGTCCGGGCGAGCGGAAAGATTATTGAAAACCTTACCTATGCAGCCGAAGTGACGAAAGAGTTTGGATCAGTCGATTGGAAAGGATTCGATCCAACAGGTGCCCGTGAAGAGGGCGATATGGATCGGGATGCCATTGGCGGACTTGCCACCCTGACTTATGCCATACCTGTTCCTACTCAACCCACAATTAAATTAGGAGCATATTATACCTCCGGTGATAACGAGAACACTGACGACTATGAAGCCTGGGACGGATTCTACAGCGAATTCCCCAAGTATGGATATGGCGATATGCTTGCCAGCCTTACCAAGCTTGACTATGATGAGGGAACTTGGACAAACCATAGGATTTACGAAGCCGATCTTAAACTTACCCCTATCTCCAAGATGACAGCCAACCTGGGGTTCCTCTATCTGGCAGCCAATAATGTGCCGGATGGGGTCAGTAAGAAGCGCGGTATATGCCCTCAGGCTCGTCTTGAGTATCAGTTCACTCCGGCAGTTACCGCCCATGTGCTGGGCCAGTATTTCCAAACCGGTAATTATTATGAAGATTCTGGTAATCATAATGTCGGTCCAGGAAATAAGGTCTCTACTGACGATGCTTTCTTTGGCCGCTTTGAGATGTCAATAAAGTTCTAA
- a CDS encoding UPF0175 family protein, whose protein sequence is MTLEIPDEVLISLKETPLELSLDIRMLAAVKFYQMGKLSSGRAAQLAGISRISFLQSLARYGVPIFELTPEELQQDIENA, encoded by the coding sequence ATAACCTTAGAAATTCCAGATGAAGTTTTAATTTCCCTTAAAGAGACTCCTCTGGAACTTTCGCTGGATATCCGGATGTTGGCTGCGGTTAAATTTTATCAGATGGGCAAGCTATCCTCCGGCAGGGCAGCTCAGCTTGCAGGTATCTCAAGAATAAGCTTTCTTCAATCCCTTGCACGGTATGGTGTACCAATATTCGAGCTTACTCCTGAAGAATTACAACAGGATATTGAGAATGCATAG
- a CDS encoding DUF3368 domain-containing protein has translation MHSIVIVNTSPLFYLHRLGCLNVLEKLYGEIIVPAAVLAELEAGGRTGGDVPHVAEYTWMQMRRATIPAFIKMIPDLGQGEAEILALGCEESEPLLIIDDALARRIAKLQAFKITGTGGVLLKAKQKGYIGELRPILEHLKEAGFYLSDKLIAETLKISGESQK, from the coding sequence ATGCATAGCATAGTGATTGTTAATACATCACCTCTCTTTTACCTTCATAGGCTGGGCTGTCTTAATGTCCTTGAAAAGTTATATGGTGAAATTATTGTTCCGGCAGCGGTATTAGCTGAACTTGAGGCAGGAGGGCGGACAGGGGGGGATGTTCCTCATGTTGCAGAATACACCTGGATGCAGATGAGGAGAGCAACCATCCCCGCATTCATTAAGATGATCCCTGATCTCGGGCAGGGCGAAGCAGAGATCTTGGCCTTGGGCTGTGAGGAATCCGAACCTTTATTAATCATTGATGATGCTTTGGCACGAAGGATAGCAAAGCTCCAGGCATTCAAGATTACAGGTACTGGCGGTGTGTTATTAAAAGCGAAACAAAAAGGCTATATTGGCGAGCTCAGGCCAATACTTGAACATTTAAAAGAGGCTGGTTTCTACCTGAGTGATAAGTTGATCGCTGAGACATTAAAAATTTCTGGAGAAAGCCAAAAGTAA
- a CDS encoding aldolase — MKIKASDVIVPLDVPKTMRGEYTQNYLTITQESGRLILFAGDQKVEHLNRDFFGEGIHPQDSDPEHLFRIAGQGRIGVFATQLGLIARYGMDYPDVSYLVKLNSRTDLVTVDMDDPFSQQWLDVKQVVEFRDNSGLKIPAVGYSVYLGSMYEDEMLHHAAQVVYQAHQHGMLAVLWICPLGQAIEDERDSHLIAGAAGVGACLGSDFVRVNYPQTNGAKPQEMFKEAILAAGRTRVISSGGSSQDVGAFLGRIYDQIHISGAGGISIGRNLHQKSLDEAVRLCEAIHAVVIEGAMVEDALQRMWTSSRER, encoded by the coding sequence ATGAAAATCAAAGCCAGCGACGTGATTGTGCCTTTAGATGTCCCCAAGACAATGCGGGGAGAATATACTCAGAATTATCTGACCATTACCCAGGAAAGCGGACGGCTGATACTGTTTGCCGGTGATCAGAAAGTAGAGCACCTCAACAGGGATTTTTTCGGGGAGGGCATCCATCCCCAGGACAGCGATCCGGAGCACCTGTTCAGGATCGCCGGTCAGGGCAGGATCGGGGTTTTTGCCACCCAGCTTGGCCTGATAGCCAGGTACGGGATGGATTATCCCGATGTGTCCTACCTGGTCAAGCTGAATTCCAGAACGGATTTGGTGACGGTCGATATGGACGATCCTTTCAGTCAGCAATGGCTGGATGTCAAACAGGTGGTGGAGTTTCGTGATAACAGCGGGCTCAAGATACCTGCCGTAGGTTATTCGGTGTATCTGGGAAGCATGTATGAGGATGAGATGCTCCATCATGCAGCCCAGGTCGTATATCAAGCCCATCAGCACGGCATGCTTGCCGTTCTGTGGATCTGTCCGCTTGGCCAGGCAATAGAAGACGAAAGGGATTCGCACCTGATTGCCGGGGCTGCGGGTGTGGGGGCATGCCTTGGCAGCGATTTTGTGAGAGTGAACTATCCCCAGACGAATGGTGCCAAACCGCAGGAGATGTTTAAAGAAGCCATTCTGGCCGCTGGACGGACCAGGGTCATTTCTTCGGGAGGGTCGAGCCAGGATGTGGGAGCTTTTCTCGGAAGGATTTACGACCAGATTCACATCAGCGGTGCCGGGGGGATATCGATCGGCAGAAATCTCCACCAGAAGTCCCTCGATGAGGCTGTCAGACTGTGCGAGGCCATCCATGCCGTAGTTATCGAGGGAGCTATGGTCGAAGATGCTTTACAGCGCATGTGGACATCGTCCAGGGAACGATAA